A region from the Triticum urartu cultivar G1812 chromosome 1, Tu2.1, whole genome shotgun sequence genome encodes:
- the LOC125529872 gene encoding common plant regulatory factor 1-like, with amino-acid sequence MAHDEAVAAQKTGKSGSPPKDQPAPSPYPDWSAMQAYYGSGVMPPAYFAPAIAAGHPPPPYMWGPQHMMPPPFGAPYAMYPHGGAYPHPLVPMMASPLSVEPAKSANSKDKSSNKKLKEIDGSAVSTGSGNSKKTSSSGDYSGEGSSDVNDLKVSGTPRKRSLDGGFDAEATAAARNKDVVASSPIIRNGAILSNQCFPAPVIKPSVTNVANSRAIGTPVSPLPGVMGPIHTGISTELSSKDEREVKREKRKQSNRESARRSRLRKQAETEELATQVESLTAENTSLKSEIGKLTKSSEKLRIENSALVMKLKGTAAPTSAEMPLDKSAVAAPSSSPRVVENFLSMIDDTSKSGVKNHMEHSEPKLRQLLGSSATTDVVAAN; translated from the exons ATGGCGCATGATGAAGCTGTGGCTGCCCAGAAGACTGGAAAATCAGGTTCACCTCCTAAG GATCAACCAGCTCCCAGTCCATATCCTGATTGGTCGGCCATGCAG GCATACTACGGTTCTGGTGTCATGCCACCGGCATATTTTGCCCCAGCCATAGCTGCGGGTCATCCACCTCCACCGTATATGTGGGGTCCTCAG CATATGATGCCACCCCCTTTTGGAGCGCCATATGCAATGTACCCACATGGTGGAGCTTACCCGCACCCGCTTGTGCCCATG ATGGCAAGTCCATTGAGCGTGGAGCCAGCCAAATCTGCAAACAGTAAGGATAAAAGTTCCAATAAGAAACTTAAGGAAATTGATGGGTCTGCAGTATCTACCGGCAGTGGTAACAGTAAAAAAACATCATCCAG TGGGGATTATAGTGGAGAAGGCTCCAGTGATGTTAATGATCTGAAG GTGAGCGGGACTCCTAGGAAACGGAGCTTGGATGGTGGATTTG ACGCAGAAGCAACCGCGGCAGCAAGGAATAAAGATGTTGTAGCTTCTAGTCCTATAATTCGAAATGGCGCAATTTTGTCAAATCAGTGCTTTCCAGCTCCAGTCATTAAACCCAGTGTTACAAATGTTGCTAATTCAAGGGCAATAGGCACACCAGTGTCTCCATTGCCAGGTGTTATGGGTCCAATTCATACCGGAATATCAACTGAATTATCATCTAAG GATGAGAGGGAAGTAAAGCGTGAAAAGAGAAAGCAATCAAATAGGGAATCTGCTAGACGGTCGAGGCTGAGAAAGCAG GCTGAGACAGAGGAATTGGCCACACAAGTAGAATCGCTTACAGCTGAGAACACGTCTCTAAAATCTGAAATCGGCAAGCTAACGAAAAGCTCCGAGAAGCTCAGAATAGAGAATTCTGCTCTAGTG ATGAAACTTAAGGGCACCGCAGCACCGACCAGCGCAGAAATGCCTCTGGACAAATCAGCAGTTGCTGCACCCTCCTCCTCTCCTCGTGTCGTGGAGAATTTCTTGTCGATGATCGACGACACAAGCAAGTCAGGTGTAAAAAACCACATGGAGCACAGCGAGCCCAAGCTCCGCCAGCTCCTCGGCTCCAGCGCGACAACGGATGTCGTGGCTGCAAACTGA
- the LOC125529861 gene encoding uncharacterized protein LOC125529861 encodes MSMAVPSSLRALAPPALLPYPLGTSGSARPSPAHRAARGMMVARRRDVAVAAAAVAADAGWLERLPEKEKPLYAHSLPCIEAWLRSVGFAQSREDRAVWVAETPLWHARLSLDVTDLHIRYLKSGPGNLEKDMERRFSYALSREDIENAILGGP; translated from the exons ATGTCCATGGCCGTGCCGAGCTCGCTCCGCGCCCTGGCCCCTCCGGCTCTGCTCCCGTACCCTCTGGGGACGAGCGGGTCCGCGCGCCCGTCGCCGGCGCACCGGGCGGCGCGGGGGATGATGGTGGCCCGGCGGAGGGACGTGGcggttgcggcggcggcggtggcggcggacgcGGGGTGGCTGGAGCGGCTGCCGGAGAAGGAGAAGCCGCTGTACGCGCACAGCCTGCCGTGCATCGAGGCGTGGCTGCGCAGCGTCGGGTTCGCGCAGTCCCGCGAGGACCGCGCCGTGTGGGTCGCCGAGACGCCGCTCTGGCACGCCCGCCTCAGCCTCGACGTCACCGACCTCCACATCAG ATACCTGAAGAGCGGCCCAGGGAACCTGGAGAAGGACATGGAGAGGAGATTCAGCTACGCCCTGAGCAGAGAAGACATCGAGAACGCCATCCTCGGCGGACCCTGA